The window CTCCTTAATACTCGCCTCAGCAGTCACCATAGCCCCATTGATGGGGATGCAcaaaatctgccacacatcatgcaacaTAATGCTCATCTCACCAAACAGCATGTGGAATGATGATGTGTTTGGGTGCCACCGCTCCACAGAAGCCGCAATCAAGGGCGCATCGATGTGGGCATACATGATACCTGGTAAATGGGACAAGCCGGATGACTTTATATGCGATTGGATCTCCCTAGAAGCACCACTATACCATACACATAGCTTCCCGCAATAGACTGAGCGTGTCTGACACCTAAGGAGGCCCCTATCCTGGCCGCTCCAAATAGCATAGGCAATATGTCCTAGAAAGCTCGGGATCACAAGACCATCAGATGGACCCCCGGGAACCGGGGTCTTCACGATCCAGTCATCCTCTCCAGCACTCCTCGagcgcttgctgctacctgaaattacaatAAACTCATTTTAGAATATTCGTATATTTTCTACTAATCACGAATAAATCACataataataactaaatttaaaattctcaccCGAAGACAACCCTGCTGTAGCAGTAAAAGGTccgtctcgacccctcgtcacTGTCTGAGGAGGTACTCGCACAGAAGAAGGCATAGACTCATTTCCGTCCATCTCCACATCATTCGCCATCTCTTGACGTCTAACACGCTCGTCGTGTGCAGTTTGTGCCCTTTGGGCGTCCCCCATCATTCTCTACTATGTCCACATCCTCCAGGCAGAGGCAGTCACAACACGTGAGCTTGTATGTCTGTGTCCAGAACGACCCTCAGCAATATCAAcctgtaaaacaaaaaaaaaattaaatatgtaagcaaataaaacattttttatttaatatactcaatttctcgttttttccattttttaatAATTCGGGCCTGCCAACGGGCATCccgaattaatttttttttaaaaaaatttaattcgaGCCCGTTTTGGCCTAAACGGAGTGCACTGTCTGTTTGGCCGCTGGGCCAAATGGTTGCGGCGAGCAGGTCGGCCCCAGGGCTGACCTGGGCACCGCAATCGTCAAACGGACAGCACACTCTGTTTGGTCGTAGGACCAAACGATCAGGCCACTAGTTCCACCATTAGGTGGAACGGCGACGGCATCAagttccaccgtaaggtggaactGGTGCGCCACTCGTTCCACCTAATGGTGGAACGAGTGCGCCATGCTTTCCACCTACCAGTGGAAAGCATGGCCGATGCCATTGCCACCACGGGCGAACGGATAGTTCGTCCGTTCCGCCAATGGTGGCAACGGCATCGGTGGCCCGTTTAGTGAAAAAAACGTGTTCCGCCTCCGATTTCGAAGGCGGAACTCGTGATTTCagtcaattttttaaaattaacacTTACCAGAACCTTCATAAAGCCTTTTCCCACGCCTTGCTTAGGTGccatgtcgttttaggtcgggttttttgaaaatctaaaaaagctagagaggatttgagaggttttggtttttggtttgaaattgtgaggagggcataaatgtcaaaaaggtGCGGTGAAAAGTATCATAGGTGCGGTATATAGTAGTTCACAATTCAAATTTGTTCGTATCATATGATGAAATGCTTTTAGGAAAGTGGATTACTAAATCTAGCCaccatttcccacccctagccccgtgaaaagaCGAAACTGCTCTTGCAAcaaattctcaaatcctctTAAATTcccaaatcctctcaaaaacTCAAAACTCTCTAAAATCTACTCCGGactttatgttttatttacggtTGTTTATTGTAAAagaatgatttttaaaaaatcaatttttcgGTGTTGAGGCATGTGAACAATATGCCTCCACCacaggtggggcgtatgaacatcacatCCCACCACAGGTAATTTCACATTGGGGAAGATGCAGATAATTTCACGtatttcttctttaatatgtgCAGGTCTGGCAGGCGACAGCAAAACGAACTATTCATGATGTTGCCCTGGAACTGGTGGAGAGCGAGAAACGCATACTTATGGAAGCAGCAGACAAGTACTGGTGCAGTTATTGTACGAGAAGCAAGGCGGATGCTTGAAGAGTGGCAATAGGCATAAGCTAGATGAAATACGCCGGAAGCTGCTGTTCAAGCGAACTGTCGAAAAACATGGCACAGACGCCTCTTGGTGCAGTTTCCTACTGTATTGACATGAGTAGTTTTATGATCTTGGGGAAAACTGGCTGTGCAGCGGTAATTCGCGATGCTGAGGGAGGAATCGTTGCGGCTCGGATGAATAATGTGGAAGGCCTAATGGAGGTTAGAGAAGGGGAGGCATGGGCGTTATTACAATCGATGCAGTGGGCTCGCAATCTGAACTACAACATCATAATGTTTGAAACAGACTCCCTCACAACGGTGAATGCAAATCTAGTCTAGCTCGGTCGATCTTTCGGAGTTCGGGGATCTTGTTCAAGAATGTCGGAACCTCCTAGCTCTCAACAACGGCTTCGCAATCCGTTTTATTTATCGGCAAGCAAATAGCTTAGCTCATGCCTTGGCTAGAGCGGCTCCACAACATGCTTGCCCGTCCTATTTTGATATTATTCCTGCTTTTATTTCACCTTCTGTACTAACATTTTGTCGGTCTACggaccattaattaattaagcaaTTTACCTTCaaacaaataattataatatttagaattttttagaataattataatatttataattgcttagaacaataataattaaaatgtaaaattgaaaaaaaaatcacacgtgggcatgtgaacatcacgcctcaccacgtggtgaggcgtgatagccacacgcccgcgttcCGTAGAGAGAAAAAAGTTTACAAAGACTAAAACAATAAGGGCAATTTCGTCATTTCACgaggctaggggtgggaattggTGGCTAGATATAACAACACCCTTTAGGAAACCACAACTTACAActactaatttaaattaataaaattatcgTTATAATATATAGCATTTGTTTAGTCTAATTTCAATGATACTTATATCTTTTTGTGCAATCCATTGGCTATCTTGAACTACTGCTATTCTTCTTTTTATTGAGATCTGGAAGGCTAAGTGCCTCATAGTCATAGAGATGACGGCCTCAGACTCATGCCTTAAGGTTATGGATTGAGTGTTGAATCATGCCTTCCAAAACAATTTGGAAATCCTGATTCCTGATATGTAAACAAGCCTTGTGAAAATATTCAACATAAGCTCGAAAGCTCTTGATGGAGTTGTGCTTCAAAGTGTATGATGCACTTCAAGCTAATGATCAAAAGACTACTAAAAGATAAGTGTATCATATCATtattaagtaataaaatctaGAAAGATCGAGTATCAAATTCTCGAAAATTATACTACTAGTGTTGAACTTAATCAGTTTTTGGTTGTTATCTAAGCGATTCAATAGAGTGAAGGATTGATTAAGTTAAATTACTCTTATTCCTAAATAATGAAACAAACTTAACATTCTCACACTAGTCCTAATGAAATGGAAATGAAAAGATAAAGTCACTAAACAAAAATCTAAAGTGTTCTAGTAAAACATTTAATGAACATTACAAGAAAAACGCGAAATAGAGACCATGTCTTTGGTCTCTAACCTGGTCTCTAAGACACTTTTGAGACCAGCTTTGGTAGTTTTGCAACCAGGTATGGTTGGTCTCAATTTCGCAAGTTGCAAAGGATGTTTGTAGCAAAGTTTAGCTACGAGTTGCAAACATTAAAGACCAAGACTGGTAGCAAAGTTGCGTCGCAAACTTAGAGACACAAGTTAGCTACTCTACACTGTCTCAAATATTTGAGACCATGCTTGGTAGCAGAGTCGCGTCGCAATCTTTGAGACACAAATTAGCCACTCTACTCTGTCTCAAAACACATCATCAAAATCTACAATTCACCAACGGATTACCGACAGAGTATCGACAAAAAATTTTGTCGGTAAACCTgcatttgttcaattttagcaGCAATAGCAGCATTTCGTGGAGagctttttttcttattttcccTATATATTTCTATTATCGGGTTTCAATATTAACATGCTGCAATACTTAATATCATAAAACCATTCACAAAGTTCCATAATAAAATCTACAAGATAATATATTTAACAAAATATTAGTTGAAGTTAATGTTTACATATCCAAATTAGCTTAAAGCTAATGATAAGATCTCGAAATGATAACAATCTAAATTACCAAAAAGTTGGGATGTTATGTCTCATACTCGCCCTCTTTCCAAATCCTATACCAAAAAGAGACAACCTTGCACCTTTGACCTCTTCAAAAAACTATACCAAAGGAGACAATCTAGGACCTTTGACCTCTTTCAAAAAAACATATCATAAAGAGACAACCTAAGGACCAATGGCctctttcaaaaaaaactaTACCAAGAAGACACAACCAAGGGATCAATGAATCTAAGTTAGTCACGTACGGTCTAACCTCTCTAAGGCCTCAAGTCGACTGAGAGCAGTTTGGAGTTGCCTTAATGATGGGCCAAGTTGGGTCTCTACCTCTATCAGTCGCAAGAGAAGCTCGCTAACTTCATTGGCACCAACACGTAGTGTTATAACATCAAGCGATTGCTCCATACGTTCTTGTCGTTCATCGACCCGCTCTAGATGCTCTATAAAACGAGCCCTCTCGGCATTGAAACCATTAAGCCTTTCCTGTATTGACTGAATATCAGGCTGTACATTAGCAGTTGAGGTAGATGCACCACCAAAAGTTGAAGATGTCGCTGCTCTTGCACTTCTAGGATGTGACATGCGGTCCCGAAAATAATTGGAAGCTGCTGAACCAAGTCCATAAATCCTCCCATCTCTGTTAATTCCTCCAATAGCCACATAGAATGTTTCTATTTCATTAAGTTGTTCACCAACTTCTTCGGGAGTCATCTCGGGAGCCATTTGTTCAACCTGTTGTGTAATATTGTTCACATAGTTTTCCTACAATCGTCAATGAAAACAAAATTGATAATTAATGTCAAGTGAGTTGTTGATAAATTAAATGAAGTTTAGTCAACTGGTTGATACATAAAGCCCACATAAGCATATTTAAATACTGTCAGAGATGCAAAGCATGTTTACGAATccaaaattaaacaattttcTACACTTGGAACAAATCATGCATTTTTTTGCAACAACATATATTCCCAAAGGTTGCTGAACTTTTTTACATTCTGCATATAAGTTGTGTAAATAAGGCCTAAATTTCTCATAAGTTGCATAAACTCAAAACCTTGAAATCCAAAACATATTAGCCACATTTAACCGAAACAACATCACAATAACTGCAAGATGCAAGCCACAAATTGCACCGAAactcataattaaaaaaaaaagttgttatGTCTATGCATGATTAGCAGCTAGCAAGTCTTTCCtacttatttttagacatattcAAAGCTCATTCATGATAAGAAAGAATAGTAGCAGATGAAAAAAGGATGAATGGAATCTTTATAATCAAAACCcaaaacttgcttaaagtgtgtACATTCTAATTTTTTCAAACCAATCTTGTTCTTGTCTATGATTTTAAAACGCATCTACATCTATTAAAAATTCACCTTATTACTAAGTTTTGATCACTTCTCTTCACTTTTAAATGGAATTCAATTTATTCTCATCCTATTGTCATCACTCAGGCCGACCTTCTCAGTCTTTTACCTTGACTCGATGGTTACATTGGTACTATCACCTATCATACATAAACTCTTATATATTCATATATCTGACCCATATAATCTTGACCTGTTGCAAAGTCTGTACATGTTGGAGTGTCCACACCACATCCAATCCCCTATAAATTGATTGTCAACCAAACCTCTAATTCATTAAATCACTtgcaaaacagaaaaaaaaaatgtcctCTCCATTGCTTCTTTCTCTTCTAGTTTTAGCCATAAACCATGGCCTAACCCATGGGGTAGAGCCCCTACAATCCAGAGCCAGAGAGTATCTAAAAACACACAACCAAGCAAGATCAGCAGTAGCCATTGGGCCTCTTAAATGGAGCGAAAAGCTAGCCAATGCCTCAAGTAGACTCGTCAGGTATCTAAGGAACAAAATGGGTTGTCAATTTGCTAATCTCAGCAACATCAAGTATGGTGCAAACCAGCTATGGGCTAGTGGTTTGGATGTGAGTCCATTAATGGTTGTTGATAATTGGGTTCAACAGAAGATTTACTATAACCACACAAATAATTCATGTTTACCAAATGTCAGTTAGAAGTTTTGAGTAATGGAAGGTATAGAAGTGCTTTGCACCATTTCCTGGCTGACAAGAATGGAAGCAGGCTCTCCATTGCTACCTTCTACAACCCTGCTGGTGATGCCAtcatttctccggattccaaacTGGTGTATCCTCATGGCTACAGGTTTCAAGATTACCTAAAGCTCTATTCCACAACTAAGTTTTTAGATAAGGGCCTTAGATTTGAATCCATGAAAAACATGAACAATGGATACAATGGTGCCAATATCTAGAAGGGTGCAAGTTATGTTCTGTTCTCTAGTATTTCTGTGAGTTcctataaaaaaatgtaatgggaatttgttgaaGTAAAAGAAGTTGGGGTCTAGTATTATTAAAGGAAAGTTGAATCTCAGAAAGAAGCAAGTATTAAGAAAGGTATATTAGCACATGTAAAGGAGTAAATGGTATTAAGAAAgctaattaaaaaagaaaaacaaaaagtatTGGCTATTGAAATGAATGGAATCCAAGCATTTACAATTGGAAGGGGGGATAAGATTTCAGAAATATGTTGTATTTCTTTCTTTATCTGACATGGCCTGGCCTGGCCTAGCCACATACTATACCAGgaacatgttttttttaactagttttcctggaaatagtGATAAATAATTCAAGCTATGCCAGAACAGGTTCACTTTTATCCTATCCTATTCTATTCTATGAGACTCACTTTAATTCCTTCCATAAATTGgagttcaataaaaaaaattgaatatgtGAATAAGATTGAAACAAATGAGAAGTTGTCAATTAAAATGCACATTTTAGCACTTGTCTTGCCATCTCATCAGTAGTATCAGATTGCCACCATTTTTAGTATTTCCTTCCCTGAATTGAAGTTCAGCAGGGATCTTCACTTTCAGAAAGGAATATGCTTAAATTGTAAGAATTCGAGCAGGTGATGCTCAATACAATACCTCATGTTTTAAGGATAAGAAACAGAATAATTCCATATCTTTTAACCCAGACAGCCATACATTAAATATTAGTATCACATATCTCCTTGGGTCCAGAACTCACTAGTTCACATGATAAGATATAGTAAGTCCTTTGGTTAAACATGAGGAGGATTGCAGTTCACATTTGTTACACTAAATGCTGATTTCCTATTCTACTGTGACTTCTTtcaagtcttttttttttattatttgcaaAATCTAGTCTGAAATAATGGTTCATGGATTCTTTTTAGTGAAAAATTAGAAACTTTCCATGCAAATAGTGAGTGATTTTGTTAACAAAACCAACACGAGTATTATATAGTAGAGGTTTATTAAACTCCTCACCTTAAAGCATTGCATAAAGACACTCACAATCAGTAAAGTCCAAAAAGCTAACTAAAATCCATATGCAAGAACCAAGGAGCATCCTATGGGAAGTAGCAAAAGTAGCTAAAGTCAAGAAATGAAATGACACAGTTCACACTACGAAGCCACCACAACCCAAGacgaattttaaaaaaaaaaaatatgcatcTTTTTGGTTACTAGTGATTTTCGAAGATGATGCTTGTCTCTCTAAGAACCTGACTTTCATCTTCTGTACTGTACCCACGAAGAAATGGGGGATGAATAATTGAATATTGACAAATTGGCAAAGATAAGTTCCACAGAGAGTGAAATACACACGCAGACTCGAAAGGGAAAACTGTCTGTTCTGTAGCTGAAGAAAAAGAAGCAATGCGGTCATCATTCAAAAAGAAACTTTTTTAAGAAATaaggaaaggaaagaaattACACTTTTCATAGCtaaaatccataaaaactcaaaaaccTAGAAagttaaatcacaaaaaaggaGGAAAAGAGGCTCTTACTTTGTGTAGAACAACGAATTTGAGTCTTCATAACAAAACCCTTCTTCCTctgtatcttcttctcctcccttTCTCTTTCCCACCTTGTGCGGAACAAAATTTTAGCAAAATGGGTTTCTGGAAGACATGGCTGAGAACCCTAACACTAAAATCGATTTTTAGTAGAACAAAGAGAAGACATGAGAGGAGAGTATCGTAATATCTAGTTTTAGGTTTTACTGTGCGTTCTCTTTCTTTTAGGATAAATCAAAGGGTCAACTTTTTATTTAGGTTAAATCAGATGGTTGTGATTAAGGGGTAGTGAAAATATCAATGGTTCTGATTAAGGGGTAaatagtaatttttattttttactttttacccCTTAATTTTCATTAATTTCCCACTTTAATTTTGGCGGCAATTTTGGCGCCCAAATATTACAACAACTCTTTGATTTTGCAAGAGCAAAATTTACAACTCGTGTACCTTTAAGACATGTTCTGTGTCTCTAATGTAGTCAACAAGTCAAATATTATCTTTGCAACCCAGAAAACATGTTAGATACCGTATGTGTTGCAAATGTTAAGACCAATTTAGAGTCGGTCTCAAACTCTGGTCTCTATTTTgcgtttttcttgtagtggaaCAAGTTATTGAATCCTTGCGCTATTAGTTACCAGTACCTTTTAAACAGGGTCAGATCGAAACTATGATAAGTGGAAGCCTTGATCCCCCAACCAATCCAAAAATCTATCTAAGCATAATTGGCGAAGGATTTTGATTCCTCAAGATCCTCAACTGGTTCCCACCCCGGTCCATCAATCCTTTTTATTTTCCAAGCCCtgctttaattttattattattattgttattttttcttGCTTCCTCACTAAgttgtttcttttattgtttcatttttttatctcatttatTCACTTGCACTCCATCTGCAATGTCATCCgcctttctaaaaaaaaaataactttttatttttaatttgtcaTTCCTTTCTTAGCAAGTCCAAAAATTCATCTTAGTATATTATCGGTGAAGGAGTTTAAACCTCGTAAGATCCTCAGATGCCCCCCATCACCTTAGTCCAACAGTCCCTTTTATTTTCCAAGTTCgacttcaattttattatttttttgttattttttcttGCTTCCTCTTTAAGTTTTTTctcttattattttattatttttatttctcttattCACTTGttctatatttgtaatattattttctcttctaaaaaatttcaattttttttattttcaatttgacATTCCTTTTCGAGTCTTTAACCCCCTTTTCAATTTACATTATTTTCAATTCtgcctaaattttttttttcatatttttctcccttgtaattttataattataaatttctGTTATATGGATTTGTATGATGAATTTAGATTTTGGAATTGTAAAATCTTGATCATTAAGATTTGATATTATATTATCAGACATTTATCTGCTTGTGTATAGAGTAGTGACATTTTTCTCACTCATCCTAATCGATGACAAATCGATCATTTCAACTACGAGTATAGTGAAAAATAACATTCGAAATGGAATGATAAATGAATATCTTTCGTATTGTTTAATGTTGTATATTGAGAGAGAAATAATTAGTAGTTTTAGTATATATTTAACTATAGATGATTTTGTGACTTGTAAGAGCAATGATCTCTATTCCGACACATTAAATATAATATAGCTTGATCTCTTTATGAAAACTTTTCCCCTCGTGAAACTTTATCTGCGTCCGCCTTTGCTTTTAAgctaattaattttagttatacgGTTAAGGTGAAATTAAACCTAAGTTAAgatcaaaataaatattatgtCCACtataaaatcaaatcaaatactCCAAAAAAGCAGAAAAATTGCACAAACATGGTATGCAAAAAATGGAGCCTCCTCAATAGTGCCTCACCTGTCGACACACACCATCAAGTGTCTTAGGTGGTGAATTCATATTCACCACCTCGTGTTCCACGTGGCCTAATCACAGCATGCCACATAGTACACGATACTTAGCATGTGGGGAACGTTGGTGGTGCGTAGATCCACACACCGCCTTCTCGATATCTTTTGATCCCTAACTTTTTTTATATCTTAGGGTTTTCGAGGTCTCTAGTCAGGTTGGTATCACGTTGGTAAGATCCGTTTTTCAAATCGACAAGAAGAACGTCGGGGTTGCACATAACATACCCTCTATTGAGACTCATATTCTAAAATAGTAAACCAAAGTACAATTCGTAAATTaacaatattttaattattttcagtCCGTCAAACGTGTTCTACGTATATTTTAATTAGTCCTAACACATATGATTATTATATACTATTGGgcgaattccgcaagtgcacggtttcgcttgtagtaataaaaagatattgaTCTCATAGAGAACGTCTGAtaatttgattgaaaattattgttttgattaaattcattttctcaaggtttataggaaatcgttaattttttaaaaaggtTTCTGATTctaattttggttatagttaagATTACAATCTATAGAAATTATGTTTAAATTAAAGTAGAATTCAAGGCTTGTTTATACTaagcaagaaaacaacttataacTTCGATATGATTATTAAGATGTaataatttatcgattaattcaaTTTActaggctttgaactgcagacaATCTTTCCTCGAGCGGCCTAAGACTGGAAATCTTAATCAAATTTAGTGTTTTATATTCGATCAATCGAGTTCTCGCAAATAACCaaatataaatccaaatttgcttaagtgttcaacaaagtttttatggaaataagatTTGTGTAAAAAGGTTTTTATGAAAACACCAAATAAATTACCTTAAGAATATCGCTAGATCATACTTAAACTAACAACAGTAAAGATGAATTGCATTGAAAAGATAATTCACTAATTTGTTATGAAACGTCACAAGTTAACATAGAAgaagaaacttggatagcattttaactaattgagTTTCGGGTTGTCAATCATTTCCTCAACTTCCTAGGCTTGTCAGACCCTGGGCTGCCTCCTACACTGGTTCCTCTCACTGAATCCTCGAATTAGTACCGGGTCTTAGTCACTAACAGAGTATAAACTCATCTTCGAACAAAACTCTAACTTAAACTATAAGAACTACATATTGTATCTCAAACAATTTGCAcaacttgtaactttataacAAGTTTGTGTAACTACAACCAACCAATATGAATTCTGAATTTCTTCATCTATTTATAATGTTCCAAAAGGTGTGTTTGAAGGGTCGTATCCATTGGTGAAGAGTTGCCTCTATCCGAATGAATAGACGTGTCGTTTTggattaaaaacatgtaaaatgtgtCTTGCAAAGTTTCTGTCTCTGTAGAGATTTAGGAAATCTCGGTCGCGTCTTTGGACTGAGGGAGAAAGTTCACGAACTCGCGTTACTGTGCCTAgagaacgcgtgtcgcgatcgagatattgggaatctcggtcgcgatagAGACTTTTGTCTCTTCCTTAAGTTGATTCCCAAGTCTTCGGCGCGGCCTCTGAATCTCGTACGCGTCTTTTACTTGTAAACTTGATTTCTCTCTCGTTTTtactccgttttagctcctatttggtaccttgcacaatagaaacaaataCAGGCATAAAAGTATTCTAAAAGAATATACTTAACATGTTTTTCACACGAAATTAGCATAATTATGCatgttattttaggtatattttgggcttatcataTACTAGTCAAAAACATTGTTTCGAACATAAAATATGAATCAATTAGAAAGAATACAAATTCTACAGCTCTAATGTAATGAAGGTTTTTACGCAACTAATCTTACAGGTTAAACACATGTTTATCGAGTTACCTTTTGAAGCATAAATTAGCATTGAGTTTGCAATAGAAGATTTTGAACCACGAACTTACATTAATGGTCATGTTATTCCTAAGCCCGGGGGCGGATGTAGGGGGGTCAAAGGGGCATTCCCCCCACCCCCCCTTCAtcccaaataaataaaaaataaaaattttagttCAAAACGACGTCATTTTGGTTCCcctcaaaacgacgtcgttttgccTTGTGGGTTTTTGATATAAaagaagggttaaggtgcaaaaatacccctaacattttaggtcaggagcaattttactcctaacgtctaaaattgtgtaattttatccctaatgttggaagccaagagcaattttacccctaacgttgataaattgggtcaatttgagaaataattcatcaaactgtcttctcggtcatgaatcttgtcatctacacttcatacatgcattattttatcagtaacaaatcacaaacatatgttggaatgtgaaaaaaataagaaaaaaatattaaaaatataatatcttttgtacaaattagacaaaaaattcaaaaaatttcactgaatttataaatattaatctccaattttattattagattacaaaaaaaacattatatccttttttttataacaaattgatatgcaattaatGCAAAATAGaggaaaaaaatgactgtattttataatagtgtctgaaaatgatccaatttatcaacgttatgggtaaaattgctcttggctacaaacattatgggtaaaattgcatcattttagacgttagggataaaattgctcctgacctaaaatgttaggggtatttttgcaccttaaccctaaaaagaaGCAGTATAGGTAAAGGCAGCAGATCGTTTTCAAGTTGACAGATCGTAGATGCCAATTGCCACCTCGTAATCGTCGATCTACTTAGgattagaagtttttttttattttaagacattttgtatcgaatagcaattatgtactaaagtatatttttttcaattaatgctattttgtctaaaaaaaatttacatagaaatttgCCCCCCCTCCcttccctcaaatcctatatccACCACTGCCTAAGCCAAAGTTG is drawn from Euphorbia lathyris chromosome 9, ddEupLath1.1, whole genome shotgun sequence and contains these coding sequences:
- the LOC136206284 gene encoding uncharacterized protein isoform X2 codes for the protein MELFCFLSLKHEENYVNNITQQVEQMAPEMTPEEVGEQLNEIETFYVAIGGINRDGRIYGLGSAASNYFRDRMSHPRSARAATSSTFGGASTSTANVQPDIQSIQERLNGFNAERARFIEHLERVDERQERMEQSLDVITLRVGANEVSELLLRLIEVETQLGPSLRQLQTALSRLEALERLDRT
- the LOC136206284 gene encoding uncharacterized protein isoform X1 yields the protein MKTQIRCSTQTTEQTVFPFESACVFHSLWNLSLPICQYSIIHPPFLRGYSTEDESQENYVNNITQQVEQMAPEMTPEEVGEQLNEIETFYVAIGGINRDGRIYGLGSAASNYFRDRMSHPRSARAATSSTFGGASTSTANVQPDIQSIQERLNGFNAERARFIEHLERVDERQERMEQSLDVITLRVGANEVSELLLRLIEVETQLGPSLRQLQTALSRLEALERLDRT